From a region of the Sporichthyaceae bacterium genome:
- a CDS encoding alpha/beta hydrolase has product MRVGKSRVLGVLSAMSLLAACNLHGGSSSGAPPVPTPQASDNATPTTSASATPTPLGTADPSVDPAYSKYYDQQLEWRNCPSGVSAGARVRDLSCAKLTVPVDWSDPGGATMQLLLDKVPATGKRLGSVMTNPGGPGGSGVDFVANDWAAFPKKITANYDLVGFDPRGVGRSQPIHCLTDSQLDTFLATDPDPTTPERLAEVVQEDKYFADQCGSNNGPLLANLGTPSVARDLDVMRAATGDRVLHYMGYSYGTYIGEVYAGLYPTRVGRMVLDGVIDPALTAADMSIGQAEGFQLAYSAFVANCLAGKCLLGSTAAQIDARVAKMLAAVQTNPLPTGQAARPLNAALATTGILFAMYSKNQWAGLRLALAAAEAGNGGGLLVMADQYAERENGHYDNNQNEVIYAVNCLDHPGADTPAEIQALIPKLTQQSPVFGPFIAWGNLPCNYWPVQPTSQAGPIAAPGAPPILVIGTTRDPATPYQWAKSVASELESGVFLSRDGDGHTTFAANNSCVDEAVTNYMVDGTSPAKDTRC; this is encoded by the coding sequence ATGAGAGTCGGTAAGTCGCGCGTCCTCGGCGTGCTCAGCGCAATGTCCCTGCTGGCCGCCTGCAACCTGCACGGGGGTTCTTCGTCCGGTGCACCGCCGGTGCCCACCCCGCAGGCCTCGGACAACGCGACCCCGACGACGTCGGCCTCCGCGACCCCGACGCCGTTGGGTACGGCCGACCCGTCGGTCGATCCGGCTTACTCGAAGTACTACGACCAGCAGCTCGAGTGGCGCAACTGCCCGTCCGGCGTGAGCGCCGGAGCCCGTGTGCGCGACCTGTCGTGCGCGAAGTTGACCGTGCCGGTCGACTGGTCGGACCCGGGCGGCGCGACCATGCAGCTGCTGCTCGACAAGGTGCCCGCGACCGGCAAGCGGCTCGGCTCGGTGATGACCAACCCCGGCGGCCCGGGCGGTTCCGGGGTCGACTTCGTGGCCAACGACTGGGCGGCGTTCCCGAAGAAGATCACCGCGAACTACGACCTGGTCGGCTTCGACCCACGCGGCGTCGGCCGAAGCCAACCGATCCACTGTCTGACGGACAGTCAGTTGGACACGTTCCTGGCTACCGACCCGGACCCGACCACGCCGGAGCGGCTGGCCGAGGTAGTGCAGGAGGACAAGTACTTCGCCGACCAGTGCGGCAGCAACAACGGCCCGCTGCTGGCCAACCTCGGCACACCGTCGGTTGCGCGCGACCTGGACGTGATGCGCGCCGCCACCGGCGACCGTGTCCTGCACTACATGGGCTACTCCTACGGCACCTACATCGGCGAGGTGTACGCGGGCCTCTACCCGACCCGGGTCGGCCGGATGGTGCTCGACGGCGTCATCGACCCGGCGCTGACGGCCGCGGACATGTCGATCGGTCAGGCCGAGGGATTCCAGCTGGCGTACTCGGCGTTCGTGGCGAACTGCCTGGCCGGCAAGTGCTTGCTGGGCTCGACCGCCGCGCAGATCGACGCGCGGGTGGCGAAGATGCTCGCCGCGGTGCAGACCAACCCGCTGCCGACCGGGCAGGCCGCGCGTCCGCTGAACGCGGCGCTGGCGACCACCGGGATCCTGTTCGCCATGTACTCCAAGAACCAGTGGGCAGGGCTGCGGTTGGCGCTGGCCGCGGCCGAGGCCGGCAACGGCGGCGGTCTGCTCGTGATGGCCGACCAGTACGCGGAGCGGGAGAACGGACACTACGACAACAACCAGAACGAGGTCATCTACGCGGTCAACTGCCTGGACCACCCCGGGGCCGACACCCCGGCCGAGATCCAGGCCCTGATCCCCAAGTTGACCCAGCAGTCCCCGGTGTTCGGGCCGTTCATCGCCTGGGGCAACCTGCCCTGCAACTACTGGCCGGTGCAGCCGACCTCGCAGGCGGGCCCGATCGCGGCGCCGGGCGCGCCGCCGATCCTGGTCATCGGGACCACCCGCGACCCGGCGACCCCGTACCAGTGGGCCAAGAGCGTCGCGAGCGAGTTGGAGTCCGGTGTGTTCCTGTCCCGCGACGGCGACGGTCACACGACGTTCGCCGCCAACAACTCCTGCGTCGACGAGGCGGTGACCAATTACATGGTCGACGGAACGTCACCGGCCAAGGACACCAGATGCTGA